A portion of the Echeneis naucrates chromosome 5, fEcheNa1.1, whole genome shotgun sequence genome contains these proteins:
- the cse1l gene encoding exportin-2, which produces MELNDANLQTLTEFLRKTLDPDPTVRRPAEKFLESVEGNQNYPLLLLTLLEKSQDNVIRVCAAVTFKNYIKRNWRLVEDEPNKISDADRTAIKANIVNLMLSSPEQIQKQLSDAISIIGREDFPQKWPDLLTEMVTRFRSGDFHIINGVLRTAHSLFKRYRHEFKSNELWSEIKLVLDTFALPLTELFKATIELCQTHATDVNALKVLFSSLTLISKLFYSLNFQDLPEFFEDNMETWMTNFHGLLTLDNKLLQTDDEEEAGLLELLKSQICDNAALYAQKYDEEFQPYLPRFVTAIWNLLVSTGQEVKYDLLVSNAIQFLASVCERPHYKHLFEDQNTLTSICEKVIVPNMEFRSADEEAFEDNSEEYIRRDLEGSDIDTRRRAACDLVRGLCKFFEGPVTAIFSGYVNSMLAEYAKNPGENWKHKDAAIYLVTSLASKAQTQKHGITQANELVNLNEFFVNHILPDLKSPNVNEFPVLKADAIKYVMIFRSQLPKEQLLQAVPLLITHLQAESTVEHTYAAHALERLFTMRGPNNTTLITPAEMAPFTEQLLNNLFKALAVPGSVENEYIMKAIMRSFSLLQEAIVPYIPTLIGQLTHKLLLVSKNPSKPHFNHYLFESLCLSVRITCKANPTTVGSFEEALFPVFTEILQNDVQEFLPYVFQVMSLLLEIHSNSIPPSYMALFPHLLQPVLWERTGNIPPLVRLLQAYLEKGGATIASSAADKIPGLLGVFQKLNASKANDHQGFYLLNSIIEHMPPESITQYRKQIFILLFQRLQSSKTTKFIKSFLVFVNLYCVKYGAIALQEIFDSIQPKMFGMVLEKIIIPEVQKVSGAVEKKICAVGITKILTECPAMMDTEYTKIWTPLLQALIGLFELPEDDSIPDDEHFIDIEDTPGYQTAFSQLAFAGKKEHDPIGDAVGNPKILLAQSLHKLSTAFPGRVPSMLSTSLNAEALQFLQGYLQAASVQLV; this is translated from the exons ATGGAACTGAATGATGCTAACCTACAAACCCTCACGGAGTTCCTGAGGAAAACACTGGATCCAGATCCAACAGTCAGACGTCCAG CTGAAAAGTTTCTTGAATCTGTTGAGGGAAACCAGAACTATCCGTTATTACTACTCACTTTGCTGGAGAAGTCCCAGGACAACGTCATTCGTGTCTGTGCAGCTGTTACATTCAAGAACTACATCAAAAGAAACTGGCGCCTT GTTGAAGATGAACCAAACAAAATCTCTGATGCAGACCGAACAGCCATCAAAGCAAACATTGTAAATTTGATGCTAAGTAGTCCAGAGCAGATCCAAAAACAG ttgaGTGATGCCATCAGTATCATAGGGCGAGAAGATTTCCCTCAGAAATGGCCTGACCTGCTAACTGAGATGGTGACCCGCTTCCGAAGCGGAGATTTCCACATCATCAATGGAGTTCTTCGTACTGCACACTCTCTCTTTAAGAG GTATCGTCATgagttcaaatcaaatgagcTTTGGTCAGAGATAAAACTAGTTTTGGACACATTTGCTCTCCCTCTGACTGAGCTGTTCAAG GCAACAATTGAGTTGTGTCAGACTCATGCTACAGATGTCAATGCTTTGAAGgtcctcttctcttccctcaCTCTCATTTCAAAGCTTTTCTACAGTCTTAACTTCCAG GATCTTCCAGAGTTTTTTGAAGACAACATGGAAACATGGATGACCAATTTCCACGGCCTACTGACTTTGGATAATAAACTATTACAAACAGAT GATGAGGAAGAGGCAGGTCTCCTGGAGCTGCTGAAGTCTCAGATCTGTGATAATGCTGCTCTTTACGCTCAGAAGTATGATGAAGAATTTCAACCATATCTTCCCCGATTTGTTACTGCTATCTGGAACCTTTTAGTTTCTACTGGCCAGGAAGTCAAATATGACCTG CTTGTAAGCAATGCTATCCAGTTCTTGGCTTCAGTCTGTGAAAGGCCACACTACAAGCATCTATTTGAGGACCAGAATACACTCACTAGTATTTGTGAGAAGGTCATTGTGCCCAACATGGAGTTCAGAA GCGCAGATGAAGAGGCCTTTGAAGATAACTCTGAGGAATACATCCGCAGGGACCTTGAAGGATCTG ACATTGACACTCGTCGTAGGGCAGCATGTGATTTGGTGAGAGGGCTTTGCAAGTTTTTTGAGGGCCCAGTCACTGCAATATTCTCTGGCTACGTGAACTCGATGCTGGCAGAGTATGCAAAGAACCCTGGGGAGAACTGGAAGCACAAAGATGCTGCCATCTATTTGGTCACATCACTGGCATCAAAAGCTCAGACACAGAAG CATGGAATAACACAAGCCAATGAGTTGGTGAATCTAAATGAATTCTTCGTCAATCACATTCTCCCTGACTTAAAATCTCCCAATG TTAATGAATTCCCAGTGCTGAAGGCAGATGCCATCAAGTATGTCATGATCTTCAGAAGCCAG ctTCCTAAGGAGCAGCTGTTGCAGGCAGTTCCTTTACTGATTACACACCTACAGGCAGAGAGCACAGTGGAGCACACTTATGCTGCCCATGCTCTGGAGAGGCTGTTTACTATGAGAGGACCCAACAACACCACACT TATCACCCCTGCAGAGATGGCACCTTTTACTGAACAGTTGCTCAACAACTTATTCAAGGCACTGGCTGTTCCAGGTTCTGTAGAAAATGAATATATCATGAAAG ccatcaTGCGCAGCTTCTCACTGCTGCAGGAGGCCATTGTTCCCTACATTCCCACTCTGATTGGTCAACTCACTCATAAGCTTCTATTAGTCAGCAAG AATCCCAGTAAGCCTCACTTTAACCACTACCTGTTCGAGTCCCTGTGCCTCTCTGTCCGCATCACCTGCAAGGCCAACCCCACAACTGTTGGCAGCTTCGAGGAGGCTCTATTCCCAGTCTTCACTGAAATCCTTCAGAATGACGTGCAGG AGTTTCTTCCATACGTGTTCCAGGTGATGTCTCTCCTCTTGGAGATCCACTCCAACTCTATTCCCCCTTCCTATATGGCTTTATtccctcacctgctgcagcctGTGCTTTGGGAGAGAACAGGGAACATCCCCCCTCTTGTGCGCCTACTTCAGGCTTACCTGGAGAAGGGAGGTGCCACTATTGCCAGTTCTGCTGCAGATAAAATA CCTGGCTTGCTTGGAGTTTTCCAAAAGCTTAATGCCTCTAAGGCCAACGACCACCAAGGATTTTACCTTCTCAACAGCATCATAGAGCACATGCCCCC aGAATCAATCACTCAATACAGGAAACAGATCTTCATTTTGCTCTTCCAGAGGCTACAAAGCTCCAAAACCACCAAGTTCATCAAGA GTTTCTTGGTGTTTGTCAACTTGTATTGTGTCAAATATGGCGCTATTGCACTTCAGGAGATTTTTGACAGCATCCAGCCAAA GATGTTTGGTATGGTGttggaaaaaataattattccaGAGGTTCAGAAGGTCTCTGGAGCAGTTGAGAAGAAGATCTGTGCAGTCGGCATTACAAAAATCCTGACTGAATGTCCTGCAATGATGGACACAGAGTACACTAAAATCTG GACTCCACTTCTCCAGGCCCTCATTGGTCTGTTTGAGTTACCAGAAGATGACAGCATCCCAGATGACGAGCACTTCATTGACATTGAGGACACCCCAGGATATCAGACTGCATTCTCACAGCTGGCCTTTGCTGGGAAGAAGGAGCACGACCCGATTGGCGATGCCGTCGGCAATCCCAAGATCCTGCTGGCACAGTCACTTCACAAActttctactgcttttccaggGAGG GTTCCTTCGATGCTGAGTACCAGTCTGAATGCAGAAGCCCTTCAGTTCCTGCAGGGATACTTGCAGGCAGCCAGTGTGCAGTTGGTTTGA
- the LOC115043857 gene encoding retinol dehydrogenase 10-B-like → MIVLVDLLLMLIDLTFSILTAVIQTFLRPRLKCIDGELCLITGAGGALGRLFALEFAKEGARLVLWDCNATANERTAELVRELGVEAHAYTVDLSERRSIYQAADRVRAEVGDVSILVNNAGVVAGRRLLDCPDELLERTLLVNCHALFWMTKAFLPQMKAKNHGHIVTIASALGLFSTACVEDYCASKFGAVGFHESLTHELLAEDLDGIKTTLVCPYIVDTGMFAGCEIRKELKSLIPPLQPLYTVQQSMKAILAEQQMICIPRLMYIPFLSRALLPWEANVATYRFMGGDKCMLPFIKNVEMKSSNGNMKSS, encoded by the exons ATGATTGTTCTGGTGGACCTGCTGCTGATGCTCATCGACCTGACCTTCTCCATCCTGACGGCCGTCATCCAGACTTTCCTCCGGCCGAGGCTCAAGTGCATCGACGGGGAGCTGTGTCTGATAACGGGGGCCGGGGGCGCGCTGGGCCGCCTGTTCGCCCTGGAGTTCGCCAAAGAGGGAGCGCGCCTGGTGCTGTGGGACTGCAACGCGACCGCCAACGAGCGGACCGCCGAGCTGGTGCGGGAGTTGGGCGTCGAGGCGCACGCCTACACGGTGGACCTGTCCGAGCGCCGGAGCATCTACCAGGCGGCGGACAGAGTCCGGGCGGAGGTCGGGGACGTGTCCATTCTGGTGAACAACGCCGGCGTGGTGGCCGGCCGGAGGCTGCTGGACTGTCCGGACGAGCTGCTGGAGAGGACCCTGCTGGTCAACTGCCACGCGCTCTTCTGG ATGACTAAGGCTTTCCTGCCTCAGATGAAAGCTAAGAACCATGGTCACATCGTAACCATTGCCAGTGCTCTTGGACTTTTCAGCACTGCATGTGTAGAG GATTACTGTGCAAGTAAATTTGGAGCCGTTGGTTTCCACGAGTCGCTGACACACGAATTGCTGGCAGAAGACCTGGATGGCATCAAAACTACTTTAGTCTGCCCTTACATTGTAGACACAGGGATGTTTGCAGGGTGTGAGATTAG GAAAGAACTCAAGAGTCTGATTCCACCTCTGCAGCCCCTCTACACCGTACAGCAGTCCATGAAAGCCATTTTAGCTGAACAGCAAATGATATGCATTCCTCGCCTTATGTACATCCCTTTCCTCTCACGAGC ACTGCTACCTTGGGAGGCAAATGTGGCAACATATCGTTTCATGGGAGGTGACAAATGCATGCTGCCCTTCATCAAGAACGTTGAAATGAAGTCCTCTAATGGCAACATGAAATCCTCATGA